In Myxococcales bacterium, one DNA window encodes the following:
- a CDS encoding response regulator — translation MADKLRLLIVDDSKIARAQVSAIIDEIDSAEVAGTAKNGLAAISIVESLHPDLILMDIVMPEMDGLSALRLMRATNPDVRVAMVTSLGGSGSHAEESFRLGAVQVVGKPFDAEQIKALIDSELSFHLQED, via the coding sequence ATGGCGGACAAGCTCAGACTTCTCATCGTTGACGACAGCAAGATCGCCCGTGCCCAAGTAAGCGCGATCATCGACGAGATCGATTCGGCCGAGGTCGCCGGGACTGCGAAAAATGGTCTCGCTGCGATCAGCATTGTTGAGAGCTTGCATCCCGACTTGATTTTGATGGATATCGTCATGCCGGAGATGGACGGACTTTCGGCCTTGCGTTTGATGCGCGCCACGAACCCCGATGTTCGCGTGGCGATGGTTACTTCGTTGGGCGGCTCCGGAAGCCACGCCGAAGAATCGTTTCGGCTCGGTGCCGTTCAGGTAGTTGGCAAGCCCTTTGATGCCGAACAGATCAAAGCGCTGATCGATTCTGAACTGAGTTTCCACCTGCAGGAAGATTAG